In Gammaproteobacteria bacterium (ex Lamellibrachia satsuma), a single genomic region encodes these proteins:
- a CDS encoding methyl-accepting chemotaxis protein, with protein sequence MRKTAIDNASSGSFGIDALYWFKMQTGKINLLKKVEDQLAVGLGIKADELKAGATTELAISLLAALLGLVVSTGLGIYVGRGVREQLGGEPGHIEEIAKRIANGSLDMKLPSAGATGIYAAMITMQQRLSEVIERDIQSIVDSARAGDLSRRVPLEGKQGFYEKLSSGVNDLVEVSENVIDDTQRVFGALSRGDLNERIEREYKGSFDQLKQDANATILKIQEVIEGDIQSLVDAARSGDLNQRIQFDNKQGFFATLSGGINELIDSVENVFSDIAQSMHDMAKGDLTKPITRNYQGTFDDLKQDINKTMANLEQIITQLRESGEVITTASGEISSGNNNLSSRTEQQASSLEETASSMEELTSTVRNNADNAQQANQLAANARRTAETGGEVVRQAVEAMDAINQSSSKIAEIIGVIDEIAFQTNLLALNASVEAARAGEQGRGFAVVATEVRNLAGRSATAAKEIKELIRDSGEKVKVGAELVDQSGENLDEIVNGVKKVGDIVSEIAAASQEQSAGIDQVNMAVTSMDEVTQQNAALAEETSAAAASMSEKAQEMDQLMGFFTVSR encoded by the coding sequence ATGCGCAAAACCGCCATCGATAACGCCTCGTCCGGCAGCTTTGGAATCGATGCGCTCTACTGGTTCAAGATGCAGACAGGCAAGATCAACCTTCTGAAAAAGGTAGAAGACCAGCTCGCGGTGGGATTGGGTATAAAAGCCGATGAACTCAAGGCCGGTGCAACCACGGAGTTGGCGATCTCTCTGCTGGCCGCACTACTGGGGCTTGTGGTATCCACTGGTCTTGGGATCTATGTCGGACGCGGCGTCCGGGAACAGTTGGGCGGAGAACCCGGCCATATCGAAGAGATCGCCAAGCGCATCGCGAACGGCAGCCTCGACATGAAACTGCCGTCTGCAGGGGCAACCGGCATATACGCCGCCATGATCACCATGCAACAGCGGCTGTCGGAAGTCATCGAAAGAGACATTCAGTCTATCGTCGACTCTGCACGCGCCGGCGATCTGAGCAGAAGGGTTCCACTGGAGGGCAAGCAGGGGTTTTATGAAAAACTCAGTTCCGGTGTCAACGACCTGGTGGAAGTCAGTGAGAATGTTATCGACGACACCCAGCGGGTATTTGGCGCGCTCTCCCGGGGGGATCTGAATGAACGTATCGAACGGGAATACAAAGGCTCTTTCGACCAGCTGAAACAGGATGCCAATGCAACCATCCTCAAGATCCAGGAGGTGATAGAGGGAGACATACAGTCACTCGTGGATGCGGCCCGCTCCGGTGACCTGAATCAGCGTATCCAGTTCGACAACAAGCAGGGTTTCTTTGCGACATTGAGTGGAGGCATCAACGAACTGATCGATTCCGTGGAAAATGTTTTCAGTGATATTGCCCAATCCATGCACGACATGGCCAAAGGTGACCTGACCAAACCGATCACGAGAAACTATCAGGGTACTTTCGATGACCTGAAGCAGGACATCAACAAAACCATGGCCAATCTGGAGCAGATAATTACCCAGTTACGTGAATCGGGCGAGGTGATCACCACCGCCTCGGGCGAGATCTCCTCCGGCAACAACAACCTCTCATCCCGTACCGAACAGCAAGCCAGTTCACTGGAGGAGACAGCCTCCAGCATGGAAGAGCTGACCAGCACGGTAAGGAACAATGCCGACAACGCACAACAGGCCAATCAACTGGCCGCCAACGCACGTCGTACCGCAGAGACAGGCGGTGAAGTGGTGAGACAGGCGGTTGAGGCCATGGACGCCATCAACCAATCAAGCAGCAAGATCGCTGAGATCATCGGCGTCATCGATGAGATCGCCTTTCAGACCAATCTGCTGGCCCTCAACGCCTCCGTCGAGGCAGCCAGAGCCGGTGAACAGGGGCGGGGTTTTGCTGTTGTTGCCACAGAGGTTCGCAACCTGGCTGGCCGGAGCGCAACGGCAGCCAAAGAGATCAAAGAGCTGATCCGGGACAGCGGAGAGAAGGTAAAAGTGGGCGCAGAACTGGTCGACCAGTCCGGTGAAAACCTGGATGAGATCGTCAATGGCGTAAAAAAGGTCGGGGACATTGTCTCCGAGATCGCCGCCGCAAGTCAGGAGCAGTCTGCCGGTATCGACCAGGTCAACATGGCGGTAACCAGCATGGACGAGGTGACCCAGCAGAATGCCGCACTTGCGGAAGAGACCTCCGCCGCAGCCGCCTCGATGAGCGAAAAAGCGCAGGAGATGGATCAGCTGATGGGTTTTTTCACAGTCTCCAGATAA
- the gcvT gene encoding glycine cleavage system aminomethyltransferase GcvT: protein MDKQTCLHGAHKSMGARLVPFGGWEMPLHYGSQKEEHHQVRRDAGMFDVSHMTVVDLEGPDARPYLRRLLANDVERLKDSGKALYSCMLNEQGGVVDDLIVYFLRDDWYRMVVNAGTTEKDLAWLSKQAEDFDLQIKPRRDLAMIAVQGPNAREKALPLFPEEMRENVAALKPFNAAPSDGWFIARTGYTGEDGFEIMLPENAAAGFWKALADAGVAPCGLGARDTLRLEAGMNLYGSDMDENVSPLESGLGWTVAWEPAERGFIGRDVLEAQREDKEKRRFVGLLLTGRGVLRNHLKIFSGDTEIGEITSGGFAPTLGRSIAFARVSAGIGETCDVEIRGKRVAAQVVKAPFVRNGKACISL, encoded by the coding sequence ATGGACAAACAGACCTGCCTCCATGGGGCTCACAAGTCGATGGGCGCCCGCCTAGTCCCTTTTGGTGGCTGGGAGATGCCGCTGCACTATGGTTCACAGAAAGAGGAGCACCATCAGGTGCGCCGGGATGCCGGCATGTTCGATGTCTCCCACATGACCGTGGTCGATCTGGAGGGGCCGGACGCACGTCCCTATCTGCGGCGTTTGCTTGCCAACGATGTCGAGCGGCTCAAGGATTCCGGCAAGGCGCTCTACTCCTGCATGTTGAACGAGCAAGGCGGCGTGGTCGATGACCTGATCGTCTACTTTCTGCGGGACGACTGGTATCGGATGGTGGTCAATGCCGGCACCACGGAGAAGGACCTGGCCTGGTTGAGTAAGCAGGCTGAGGACTTCGATCTGCAGATAAAGCCACGGCGCGATTTGGCGATGATTGCTGTACAGGGGCCGAATGCGCGGGAGAAGGCACTGCCCCTGTTTCCTGAGGAGATGCGCGAAAACGTCGCGGCACTCAAGCCCTTCAATGCAGCCCCCAGTGATGGCTGGTTTATCGCCCGCACCGGTTATACCGGCGAGGATGGTTTCGAGATTATGCTGCCGGAGAACGCAGCGGCCGGTTTCTGGAAGGCCTTGGCGGATGCAGGCGTCGCCCCCTGCGGCTTGGGTGCGAGGGATACTCTGCGACTCGAGGCGGGGATGAATCTCTACGGCTCCGACATGGACGAGAACGTCTCGCCGCTGGAGTCCGGGTTGGGCTGGACCGTGGCCTGGGAGCCTGCTGAGCGCGGTTTTATCGGGCGTGATGTGCTGGAGGCCCAGCGCGAGGATAAAGAGAAACGTCGTTTTGTAGGCCTGCTGCTCACTGGCCGGGGCGTACTGCGTAACCATCTGAAGATCTTCTCCGGAGATACAGAAATCGGCGAGATCACCTCCGGCGGTTTTGCGCCGACCCTCGGACGATCCATCGCCTTTGCCAGGGTGAGTGCCGGGATCGGCGAAACCTGTGATGTGGAGATCCGTGGCAAGCGAGTGGCGGCGCAAGTGGTGAAAGCGCCATTCGTGCGTAATGGCAAAGCCTGCATTTCGTTATAG
- the gcvH gene encoding glycine cleavage system protein GcvH: MSDTPSELRYAKSHEWVKNEGDGTVTIGITDHAQELLGDLVFVDMPEVGDNVEAGSECAVVESVKAASDIYSPVSGEIIAVNEALDDAPETINDDAFGEGWIFKVKISDAADLDGLLDAAGYDATVAEET; the protein is encoded by the coding sequence ATGAGTGATACACCAAGCGAACTGCGCTATGCGAAGTCCCACGAGTGGGTGAAGAACGAGGGTGACGGCACCGTCACCATCGGCATTACCGACCATGCCCAGGAGTTGCTGGGAGACTTGGTCTTCGTGGATATGCCCGAGGTGGGCGACAACGTCGAGGCTGGGTCTGAGTGCGCGGTGGTGGAGTCGGTGAAGGCAGCCTCCGATATCTATAGTCCGGTCAGTGGTGAGATCATCGCGGTGAACGAAGCACTGGATGATGCCCCAGAGACGATCAATGACGACGCCTTCGGTGAAGGTTGGATCTTTAAGGTGAAGATTTCTGACGCGGCGGACCTGGATGGTCTGCTCGATGCGGCGGGTTATGATGCCACGGTTGCCGAAGAAACTTAA
- the gcvPA gene encoding aminomethyl-transferring glycine dehydrogenase subunit GcvPA, which produces MPFIPHTEADIQAMLATIGAPDIDALFDEIPPVLRCGELEKIPQGMSEMEVGRLMNARARQDGQPLCFIGAGAYDHHIPAAVWQLATRGEFYTAYTPYQAEASQGTLQLLYEFQSMMTALTVMDVSNTSLYDGASALAEAVLMAVRANRKSKSKRILIPRSLHPAYRRVVHSIVRNQGITLVELPFDMESGQTDSLVLEQYAGEDFAALVIPQCNFFGVLESVDELTDWAHANRMLAIAVANPVALAVLQPPGEWGGKGADICCGEGQPLGAPLASGGPYFGFLTCTQKLVRQMPGRIIGRTVDLDGKTGYTLTLQAREQHIRRSKATSNICTNQGLMVTAATIHMSLLGAEGLERVAAACHANTSKLVKVLSALPGVGPVFKGAVFHERVLRLPLETKDALRSLAAHNVLGGYDLSADYPELGNAVLVCATEMRSDEDIEQYRSKLERVINARIQTPCQLKPDW; this is translated from the coding sequence ATGCCGTTCATCCCTCATACCGAAGCTGATATTCAGGCTATGCTGGCGACCATTGGTGCGCCGGATATCGATGCCCTTTTCGACGAAATTCCGCCAGTCTTGCGTTGTGGCGAGCTGGAGAAGATCCCGCAGGGGATGTCGGAGATGGAGGTCGGGCGTCTGATGAACGCCCGCGCTCGCCAGGATGGGCAGCCGCTCTGTTTTATCGGTGCCGGTGCCTACGACCACCATATCCCGGCTGCGGTCTGGCAGCTTGCCACCCGGGGGGAGTTCTACACTGCCTACACCCCCTATCAGGCGGAGGCGAGTCAAGGCACCCTGCAACTGCTCTATGAGTTCCAGTCGATGATGACGGCACTCACCGTCATGGATGTCTCCAATACTTCCCTCTACGACGGGGCCTCCGCCCTGGCAGAAGCGGTGTTGATGGCAGTGCGGGCGAACCGCAAGTCCAAGTCGAAGCGCATCCTGATACCCCGCTCACTGCATCCCGCCTATCGGCGCGTTGTTCATTCCATCGTGCGCAATCAGGGCATAACGTTGGTGGAACTGCCCTTCGATATGGAAAGCGGGCAGACAGATTCATTGGTACTTGAGCAGTACGCCGGTGAGGATTTTGCGGCCTTGGTCATTCCCCAGTGCAACTTCTTCGGGGTGCTGGAGTCGGTGGATGAGCTGACCGACTGGGCGCACGCCAACAGGATGCTGGCAATCGCGGTGGCCAACCCGGTGGCTTTGGCGGTGTTGCAGCCGCCGGGCGAGTGGGGGGGAAAGGGAGCGGATATCTGCTGCGGTGAAGGACAACCCCTGGGAGCGCCCCTGGCGTCGGGTGGTCCCTATTTCGGCTTTCTTACCTGCACCCAGAAGCTGGTGCGCCAGATGCCGGGACGCATCATTGGCCGCACGGTCGACCTCGACGGCAAGACGGGTTACACCCTGACCCTGCAGGCCCGCGAGCAGCATATCCGCCGCTCCAAGGCGACCTCCAATATCTGCACCAATCAGGGTCTGATGGTCACCGCGGCGACCATCCATATGTCGCTGTTGGGTGCGGAAGGCCTGGAGCGGGTTGCGGCTGCCTGCCATGCCAACACTTCGAAGCTGGTCAAAGTCTTGAGTGCGCTGCCTGGCGTCGGTCCGGTATTTAAGGGAGCGGTTTTCCATGAACGTGTGCTGCGCCTGCCGCTGGAGACGAAGGATGCGCTACGTTCCCTGGCGGCCCACAACGTATTGGGCGGTTACGATTTGAGTGCCGACTATCCCGAGCTCGGCAATGCTGTTCTGGTGTGCGCCACCGAGATGCGCAGCGATGAGGATATCGAGCAGTATCGCAGCAAGCTGGAGCGGGTGATCAACGCACGTATCCAGACCCCCTGCCAGCTGAAACCTGATTGGTGA
- the gcvPB gene encoding aminomethyl-transferring glycine dehydrogenase subunit GcvPB, with product MLIFEKSRTGRRATAQAPLQQDDMEGLPQQFRRRQSALMPEVSEMQVVRHYTQLSQKNFSIDTHFYPLGSCTMKYNPRASNSLASLPGFLARHPLAPETHSQGFMGCMYDLQEMLKEATGMSAVSLSPAAGAQGEFAGVAMIRAYHDARGDDARNEILAPDAAHGTNPASAVMCGYKVREIPTGADGDIDVEALKGVLGPQTAGIMLTNPSTVGVFERRIKEIAGLVHEAGGLLYYDGANLNAILGKVRPGDMGFDVIHMNLHKTFSTPHGGGGPGAGPVGVSERLAPYLPVPMVAQDGADYVWLTEDNRPESIGRLSAFAGNAGVLLRAYIYARLLGRDGMHRVAEFSTLNANYLLKRLTDVGFDAAYPQRRASHEFILTLKRQARELGVNTMDFAKRLLDFGVHAPTTYFPLLVPECLLIEPTETEAQDELDRFVDIMTAILQEAQNDPEKVKSAPHDLPVRRLDDVRAARDLDLAWRDD from the coding sequence ATGTTGATCTTTGAAAAGAGCCGCACGGGCCGTCGTGCAACTGCCCAGGCACCGCTGCAACAGGATGACATGGAGGGGCTCCCGCAGCAATTTCGCCGCCGCCAGTCAGCGCTGATGCCCGAGGTCTCCGAGATGCAGGTGGTGCGTCACTACACCCAGCTTTCGCAGAAGAACTTCTCCATCGACACCCACTTCTACCCGCTGGGCTCCTGCACCATGAAGTACAACCCACGGGCCAGCAACAGCCTTGCCTCGCTGCCCGGTTTCCTTGCGCGCCACCCTTTGGCACCGGAGACCCACAGCCAGGGTTTCATGGGTTGCATGTACGATCTGCAGGAGATGCTCAAAGAGGCGACCGGTATGTCTGCGGTTTCACTCTCTCCCGCAGCAGGCGCCCAGGGAGAGTTCGCCGGGGTGGCGATGATCCGCGCCTATCACGATGCCAGGGGCGATGACGCCCGCAACGAGATTCTGGCGCCGGACGCGGCCCACGGCACCAATCCCGCCTCGGCGGTGATGTGCGGTTACAAGGTGCGGGAGATCCCCACCGGTGCGGACGGTGATATCGATGTCGAGGCACTGAAAGGTGTTTTGGGACCGCAGACCGCAGGCATTATGCTCACCAATCCCTCCACCGTGGGCGTGTTCGAACGTCGAATCAAAGAGATCGCCGGTTTGGTCCATGAGGCTGGCGGGCTGCTCTATTATGATGGTGCCAACCTCAATGCCATCCTCGGTAAGGTGCGTCCTGGTGATATGGGATTCGATGTCATCCACATGAACCTGCACAAGACCTTCTCCACGCCACACGGCGGCGGTGGCCCAGGTGCCGGTCCGGTGGGGGTAAGCGAGCGGCTGGCACCTTATTTGCCGGTACCGATGGTGGCGCAGGATGGCGCGGATTATGTCTGGCTGACCGAAGATAACCGGCCGGAGAGTATTGGACGGCTATCTGCCTTCGCCGGCAATGCAGGCGTGTTGCTGCGGGCCTATATCTATGCGCGTTTGTTAGGCCGTGACGGTATGCATCGGGTGGCGGAGTTCTCCACCCTCAACGCCAACTATCTGCTGAAACGTCTTACCGACGTTGGTTTCGATGCCGCTTATCCACAGCGGCGAGCCAGCCATGAGTTTATCCTAACCCTGAAGCGGCAGGCCAGGGAGCTGGGTGTCAATACCATGGACTTTGCCAAACGGCTGCTCGATTTCGGTGTGCATGCGCCCACCACCTACTTTCCCCTGCTGGTGCCTGAGTGTCTGTTGATCGAACCGACCGAGACCGAGGCGCAGGATGAGCTGGATCGCTTCGTGGATATTATGACAGCCATACTGCAGGAGGCGCAGAACGATCCTGAGAAGGTGAAGTCTGCCCCCCATGATCTGCCGGTGAGACGGCTTGATGATGTGCGGGCTGCGCGGGATCTGGATTTGGCATGGCGGGATGATTGA
- a CDS encoding carbohydrate kinase family protein → MSALICGSFAYDTIMVFHDQFKNHILPEQVHILNVSFLVPDMRREFGGCAGNIAYNLKMLGGDGKPAGTVGEDFGPYAEWMDECGISREHLKVIENAYTAQAYITTDKDDNQITAFHPGAMNNAHEIDVTEAEGCTIGMVSPDGRQGMIDHAEQFADADVPFIFDPGQGMPMFDGNNLLGFAEQATWLAFNDYELQLMQERTGKTPEQLAEMVEALIVTRGGEGSSIYTKKQRIDIPVAPVSAVNDPTGCGDAYRAGLLYGLMNGMDWETTARIAALMGAYKIEQAGTQNHIFTREEFAARFKQAFGYTFQ, encoded by the coding sequence ATGTCTGCACTGATCTGTGGCTCTTTCGCCTACGACACCATCATGGTCTTCCATGATCAATTCAAAAATCACATCCTGCCTGAGCAGGTGCATATCCTGAATGTCTCCTTTCTGGTGCCTGACATGCGCCGTGAGTTCGGCGGTTGTGCCGGGAATATCGCCTACAATCTGAAGATGCTGGGTGGAGACGGAAAACCGGCGGGTACCGTGGGTGAGGATTTCGGTCCCTATGCAGAGTGGATGGATGAGTGCGGCATCAGCCGTGAGCATCTCAAGGTGATCGAGAATGCCTATACCGCTCAGGCGTATATCACCACAGACAAGGATGACAATCAGATCACCGCATTCCATCCCGGAGCGATGAACAACGCCCATGAGATAGATGTCACTGAGGCCGAGGGCTGCACCATCGGCATGGTCTCTCCGGATGGTCGCCAGGGTATGATCGATCACGCCGAACAGTTTGCCGACGCGGATGTACCGTTCATCTTTGATCCGGGTCAAGGTATGCCTATGTTCGATGGCAATAATCTGCTTGGGTTTGCCGAGCAGGCCACCTGGCTCGCCTTCAACGACTATGAATTGCAGTTGATGCAGGAGCGTACCGGCAAGACACCGGAGCAACTTGCTGAGATGGTGGAAGCGCTGATCGTCACCCGGGGTGGCGAGGGTTCATCCATCTATACGAAGAAGCAGCGTATCGATATCCCGGTCGCCCCGGTCAGTGCGGTCAATGACCCCACCGGCTGTGGTGACGCCTACCGTGCCGGACTGCTGTATGGTCTGATGAACGGGATGGACTGGGAGACCACCGCGCGGATCGCGGCGCTGATGGGGGCCTATAAGATCGAGCAGGCAGGTACCCAGAATCATATCTTTACCCGCGAAGAGTTTGCTGCGCGTTTCAAGCAGGCGTTCGGCTACACATTCCAGTAA
- the moaB gene encoding molybdenum cofactor biosynthesis protein B, whose product MSGHFEDTGFVPLNIAVLTVSDSRTEETDKSGDTLRDRAVEAGHNVVEKVIVPDDVYQMRAIVSRWIADPDVHIVISTGGTGITGRDSTPEALMPLFDKAIEGFGELFRTISLEEIGASAIQSRAISGLANGSLVFCLPGSTGACRTGWDKILLAQLDHRTRPCNFAQMFPRLLEV is encoded by the coding sequence ATGAGTGGACATTTTGAAGATACCGGGTTCGTGCCCCTGAATATTGCGGTGTTGACCGTCTCGGATTCGCGCACCGAAGAGACCGACAAATCGGGGGATACCCTGCGGGATCGCGCCGTCGAGGCGGGACACAATGTGGTTGAGAAAGTCATCGTGCCCGATGATGTCTATCAGATGCGGGCCATCGTCTCGCGTTGGATCGCCGACCCCGATGTGCATATCGTCATCAGCACCGGCGGTACCGGCATCACCGGCCGCGACAGCACCCCGGAGGCGCTGATGCCCCTCTTCGACAAGGCGATCGAGGGGTTTGGTGAACTCTTTCGCACCATCTCTCTGGAGGAGATCGGCGCGTCTGCTATTCAGTCCAGGGCCATTTCCGGGCTTGCCAACGGTAGCCTGGTCTTCTGTCTGCCGGGCTCTACCGGGGCCTGTCGTACAGGTTGGGACAAGATCCTGCTGGCGCAACTCGATCATCGTACGCGGCCCTGTAATTTTGCCCAGATGTTCCCCCGTCTTCTTGAAGTGTAA
- a CDS encoding molybdopterin molybdotransferase MoeA yields the protein MSGCDCGSHHSGPALKPIEEALDFLLARVHSVTETEQVATEDALGRVLAEPVASLVTVPPWDNSAMDGYAVNTADLQDDSTRLPVSQRIPAGATGEPLQRGTAARIFTGAPVPSGADAVVIQEVCEQDGDDVVVNDAPNAGANIRLAGEDIKEGEEILSAGTRLGPQHLGLAAAVGVADLTVFRRLKVAVFSSGDELVMPGRELGPGQIYNSNQYTLGGMLAALGCEVIQLGIIEDTFEATCDALARAAEQADLVVASGGVSVGEEDHVKPAVEKLGSLDLWKIAIRPGKPLAFGHIGETPFIGTPGNPVSLFVTFNVFARPYILRSQGVMDGAIPMPMTAKAGFDWNKPDKRREYARARMELNESGEAVVTLYPSRSSGVLSSVAWANGLAIIPELELLKKGDPVQFLSFHELMS from the coding sequence ATGAGTGGATGTGACTGCGGATCCCACCACAGCGGACCTGCGCTGAAACCCATCGAAGAGGCACTCGACTTCCTGCTGGCGCGTGTTCATTCCGTGACGGAAACGGAACAGGTTGCAACAGAGGATGCCTTGGGGCGGGTGTTGGCTGAACCTGTGGCCAGTCTGGTGACGGTACCGCCCTGGGATAATAGTGCGATGGACGGGTATGCGGTTAATACTGCTGATCTGCAGGATGACTCCACCCGCCTGCCGGTCTCCCAGCGCATCCCGGCGGGGGCTACCGGGGAGCCGCTGCAACGGGGTACTGCGGCGCGTATCTTTACCGGCGCACCGGTGCCGTCAGGTGCCGATGCGGTGGTGATTCAAGAGGTTTGCGAGCAGGATGGCGATGACGTTGTCGTCAACGATGCTCCCAATGCAGGCGCCAACATTCGTCTTGCCGGAGAGGACATCAAAGAGGGAGAGGAGATCCTCTCCGCCGGTACTCGTCTGGGTCCACAGCATCTGGGTCTTGCGGCCGCAGTCGGAGTGGCAGATCTGACCGTCTTTCGTCGGCTCAAGGTTGCGGTCTTCTCCAGCGGTGATGAACTTGTGATGCCCGGCAGAGAGTTGGGTCCCGGTCAGATCTACAACTCCAACCAGTATACCCTGGGTGGCATGCTGGCGGCGCTGGGCTGCGAGGTGATTCAACTTGGCATCATCGAGGATACCTTCGAGGCAACCTGTGATGCCTTGGCACGCGCTGCAGAACAAGCCGACCTGGTGGTCGCCTCAGGTGGTGTCTCCGTCGGTGAAGAGGATCACGTCAAACCTGCCGTGGAGAAACTCGGGTCGTTGGACCTGTGGAAGATCGCGATACGTCCCGGCAAACCGCTGGCATTTGGACATATAGGCGAGACGCCCTTCATCGGAACACCCGGCAACCCGGTCTCCCTGTTTGTGACCTTCAATGTGTTTGCGCGTCCCTATATCCTGCGCTCCCAGGGCGTGATGGACGGTGCAATCCCCATGCCTATGACCGCCAAGGCGGGTTTCGACTGGAACAAGCCTGACAAGCGTCGTGAATATGCCCGCGCACGGATGGAACTCAACGAATCCGGCGAAGCGGTGGTCACGCTCTATCCAAGCCGTTCATCAGGGGTTTTGAGCTCGGTGGCATGGGCCAACGGGCTGGCGATCATCCCGGAGCTGGAGTTGTTGAAAAAAGGTGATCCGGTGCAGTTTCTCTCTTTTCATGAGCTGATGTCATGA
- the moaD gene encoding molybdopterin converting factor subunit 1 gives MIKVLFFASLRERLDEASLEMEAEGLADLEAVLMRLRERGGIWADVFAADQTVMMALNQEMTGTDTPVQDGDEVAFFPPVTGG, from the coding sequence ATGATCAAGGTGCTCTTTTTCGCCAGTTTGCGGGAGCGGCTCGATGAAGCGTCCCTGGAGATGGAGGCAGAGGGCCTTGCGGACCTGGAGGCGGTTTTGATGCGCCTTCGAGAGCGGGGCGGTATCTGGGCCGATGTTTTTGCAGCCGATCAAACGGTGATGATGGCGCTCAATCAGGAGATGACGGGTACCGATACGCCAGTCCAGGATGGTGATGAAGTCGCCTTCTTTCCTCCCGTGACCGGAGGATGA
- the moaE gene encoding molybdopterin synthase catalytic subunit MoaE: MNEIRIQSEPFDPNIEVDILRAGNPAIGGVVSFIGLMRDINEGETVSTMTLEHYPGMTEKSLQTIVDEANQRWDLLGSRVVHRVGEMKPTDPIVLVAVASTHRGEAFQACEFIIDFLKTRAPFWKKESTPEGSRWVDARHSDDEAEARWKLKT, from the coding sequence ATGAACGAAATCCGAATCCAGTCCGAACCCTTCGACCCCAACATCGAGGTCGACATCCTGCGAGCCGGGAACCCGGCTATCGGCGGTGTTGTGAGCTTTATCGGCCTGATGCGCGATATCAACGAAGGCGAAACGGTCTCCACCATGACCCTGGAACACTATCCGGGTATGACGGAGAAGTCGCTGCAAACGATTGTCGATGAGGCGAATCAGCGCTGGGATCTGCTGGGCAGTCGGGTGGTTCATCGGGTTGGAGAGATGAAACCCACAGATCCTATCGTGCTGGTGGCTGTGGCCAGTACGCATCGGGGAGAGGCGTTTCAAGCCTGTGAGTTCATCATCGACTTCCTCAAGACCCGTGCCCCATTCTGGAAAAAAGAGTCAACGCCGGAAGGCAGTCGCTGGGTGGATGCCCGTCATAGCGATGATGAAGCCGAGGCGCGCTGGAAACTTAAAACGTAA